In the genome of Ferrovibrio terrae, the window TGTCTCGTGCAGCTGACCGCGCGCCGCACCGAGCGGGTAGCTCTGCAACGGAATGGCCCCGGCATTCGCCATCGCGCCGGCATCTTCGTTGCGGGCCGCAGGCGCGAGGCCGTCGGTCTCGGCCGACATGTCGCCGGAGAAATCGCCATGCGGCGCATTATAGAGTGCCGCTGCTTCGGCAAGGCCCGGCACGGAAGCAGGCCGCAGGTTGTCATAACCGCGCCAGCGCGACGAACCGGCCCCACCAAACGTCGACTGGCCAGAAGTCCCAAAGGGCAGCGGCATGGTCGGCATCGACTGAGGCCGCAGCGCGCCGAGCGCTGCCTGCGCCACCGTGCTGGATGCGCGATGGCCGGCTTCGGCCAGCGCATGCCGCAAAGCGCCTACAATCAGGCCGCGCACAAGACCGGGATCGCGGAAGCGCACTTCCGCTTTGGCCGGATGCACGTTGACGTCGACCTGTTCTGCCGGCACCTGCAGAAACAGCGACACTACCGGATGCCGGTCGTGACTAAGGAAATCGGCATAGGCGCCTTTCACCGCACCGACAAACAGCTTGTCGCGCACCGGACGGCCGTTGACGAACAGATACTGATGCTGGGCATTGCCGCGATTGTAGGTCGGCAGACCGGCATAGCCGGTCAGCGTGATGCCTTCACGCTCTGCCCTGATCGCCACGGAATTGTCGGCGAAGTCGCGACCGAGAATCTGCTCGAGCCGCCCCAGCCGCTGCAGATCCGGACGCTGCGCATCCTGCGGATCGTTGAGCAAATTGTCGGGCACGGCATCGGCGCGGAAACTGGTGCGGCCATCCTGCTGCAGCGTGAATGCGATGCCGGCATGAGCCATCGCCAGCCGCTTCACGATTTCCTGCACGGCCAGGTCTTCGGCACGATCGGTCTTGAGGAATTTCAGCCGCGCCGGCACGGCATAGAACAGGTCGCGGACCTCGATGCGCGTGCCCGGCCCGGCCGCGGCGGGTTTGACCGCGCCGACCTTGCCTGCATCGACTTCGAGTTGCGCGGCACTGTCGGCGGCCTTTTCGCGGGTGACGATATTGAGCCGCGACACGGCACCGATGGACGGCAGCGCCTCGCCACGAAACCCCAGCCACTGGATATTCAGCAGATCGTCGCCCGGCAGTTTGGAGGTCGCATGGCGCTCCACCGCCACCGGCAAATCATCCGGCGCCATGCCCCTGCCGTCATCGGCCACGCTGATCAGCGTGCGACCGCCAGACGCCGTGGCGATATCGATGCGGCGAGCGCCGGCATCGATGGCATTCTCCACCAGTTCCTTCACGGCCGATGCCGGACGCTCGACCACTTCGCCGGCGGCGATGCGGTTGACCAGCGTTTCGGGCAGCCGCCTTATGCCTGTCTGGGAAACAGCCACGCGCTCAGCCCCCCTGCTTTCCGCTGGCCGGCGTTTCGAGTCCGGCCGGCTGGCCGACAACAACCACGAGATAGTCGTTGCGCGCAAACAGACGCTCGGCCACGCGGCGGATATCGTCCTGCGTCACGCTGTTGATGAGGCCGGGATAGGCATCGATGTAATCGGGCGGCAGGCCGGTATTCTGAATCGCCACCAGCATGCCGGCGATCGCTGCATTAGAGTTGAGGCGCAACGGGAAGGAGCCGGTCATGTAGGATTTCGCAGCCGCCAACTCTCTGTCGGTGACGCCCTCCTTGGCCACGCGAGCCAGTTCGGCGCGCACCAGTTTCAGCGCATCGCCGACCTGTGCATTCGACGTGGCGAGCGAACCGCTGACCAGCGCCGCGGCCTTGTAAGGCGCAAGCTGGGTGCCGACCGAGTAGACCAGGCCACGCTTTTCGCGCACTTCCTCAAACAGCCTCGAGGTCATGCCGCCGCCGCCCAGCACCTGGTTCAGCACGGTAGCGGCATACCAGTCCGGATCCTCGCGGGCGATGCCGGGCGCACCGAACAGCAGGATGCTCTGCGGATTGGGGAACGGAATCACCACCGGCTGCGCGGCGGTTTTGGGCACCACCGGCACCGGCAGAGTCACTGAAGCCTGCATTGGCAACGAACCGAAGCTGGTATCGACCAGCCGGGCGAGATCCTCGGGCGCCACATCGCCAACGGCGCCGATCACGAGGTTTGAGCGGGCCAGCAGAGACGTCGTGAAACCCGCCAGCGCCGCGCGATCAATGCGCTCAAGGCTTTCGGTGCTCGGCGCCGAGCGGCGACCATAGGGATGATCGCCATAGGCCAGCTGGGCAAAACGTTCGCCCACCAGGGCATTTGGGCTGGTGCGGCTGCGTTCGTAGGCCACACGGGCCTGGGCCTTCACGCGCTGCACCGGCTCGTCATCGAACCGCGGCGCCGTCAATGCCAGTTTCAGCAGGTCGAAGGCGCGTGCCCGATTGACGGTGAGCGTGCGTATCGTCGCCGTGGTGTAATCGCGCTCGGTGCTGAACCCCATATCGACGGCGGATTCCTGCAGCGCGATCTGGAAATCATCGGCCGAGAGGTCGCCCGCGCCTTCATTCAGCAGGCCGGTGGCGAGTTGGGCAAGGCCCTCCTGTCCGGCCGGTTCGCTCGAGGATCCGCCGCGCCAGGTCGCCTGCAGCGACAGGATCGGAATGCTGGGCTCGCGCACGAACCACACTTCGATGCCGAGCGGCGT includes:
- the mutL gene encoding DNA mismatch repair endonuclease MutL, with amino-acid sequence MAVSQTGIRRLPETLVNRIAAGEVVERPASAVKELVENAIDAGARRIDIATASGGRTLISVADDGRGMAPDDLPVAVERHATSKLPGDDLLNIQWLGFRGEALPSIGAVSRLNIVTREKAADSAAQLEVDAGKVGAVKPAAAGPGTRIEVRDLFYAVPARLKFLKTDRAEDLAVQEIVKRLAMAHAGIAFTLQQDGRTSFRADAVPDNLLNDPQDAQRPDLQRLGRLEQILGRDFADNSVAIRAEREGITLTGYAGLPTYNRGNAQHQYLFVNGRPVRDKLFVGAVKGAYADFLSHDRHPVVSLFLQVPAEQVDVNVHPAKAEVRFRDPGLVRGLIVGALRHALAEAGHRASSTVAQAALGALRPQSMPTMPLPFGTSGQSTFGGAGSSRWRGYDNLRPASVPGLAEAAALYNAPHGDFSGDMSAETDGLAPAARNEDAGAMANAGAIPLQSYPLGAARGQLHETYIVAQTADGIVIVDQHAAHERLVYERMKVNLEAGKVPRQALLLPEVVELTEAEASRLAARATELAELGLILEGFGAGAVVVREVPALLGDVAVQNLVRDLADAIAEYGNVLPLKEKLEEVCGTMACHGSVRAGRRLTLDEMNALLRQMEATPHSGQCNHGRPTYVELKLADIEKLFGRR
- a CDS encoding M16 family metallopeptidase, whose protein sequence is MRRFVIAVLLLASSLLWAALPAAASPKIERIKTPLGIEVWFVREPSIPILSLQATWRGGSSSEPAGQEGLAQLATGLLNEGAGDLSADDFQIALQESAVDMGFSTERDYTTATIRTLTVNRARAFDLLKLALTAPRFDDEPVQRVKAQARVAYERSRTSPNALVGERFAQLAYGDHPYGRRSAPSTESLERIDRAALAGFTTSLLARSNLVIGAVGDVAPEDLARLVDTSFGSLPMQASVTLPVPVVPKTAAQPVVIPFPNPQSILLFGAPGIAREDPDWYAATVLNQVLGGGGMTSRLFEEVREKRGLVYSVGTQLAPYKAAALVSGSLATSNAQVGDALKLVRAELARVAKEGVTDRELAAAKSYMTGSFPLRLNSNAAIAGMLVAIQNTGLPPDYIDAYPGLINSVTQDDIRRVAERLFARNDYLVVVVGQPAGLETPASGKQGG